One part of the Sorangiineae bacterium MSr11954 genome encodes these proteins:
- a CDS encoding ABC transporter substrate-binding protein, which produces MMKRLLTIAGAVMLLLPACKGESGGTDGKNDKGAGAAEAKKETAKDISLGVLADLTGATADVSRPYNEGMLAYIDNLNSSGGVKGRKINAMSEDYAYKVPAAEEKYKKYVQAGVIAIEGWGTGDSEALRGKVKGDQLPFMSASYAEVLTDPAQSPYNFVVAPTYSDQIRVALDRIAAESPNAKVAVFHHDSPFGNAPIEDGEKWVKERGYKLGYKTYAMKTGSTDFVGLLQQAKDQGATFIVTQNVSSPAATVARDLAAQKLNMKMVCLNWCSDELFIKLAGQAAEGHWMVQPFTPPSVPKPGHDTVRAYCKAKNIDLEAKGLHFVQGWYTMHIMAKGLEKTLGDGKELTGTNLRAALETMEAVDTGGVIGPVKFSAESHRGATASGVYKVEGGKMVEVAAAVTPKK; this is translated from the coding sequence ATGATGAAGCGACTCTTGACGATCGCGGGGGCGGTCATGCTGTTGCTCCCGGCGTGCAAAGGTGAATCGGGCGGCACCGACGGAAAGAACGACAAAGGCGCCGGGGCGGCCGAGGCCAAGAAAGAGACAGCCAAAGACATTTCGCTCGGCGTGCTCGCCGACTTGACCGGCGCCACCGCCGACGTGAGCCGCCCGTACAACGAAGGCATGCTCGCCTACATCGATAACCTCAACAGCTCCGGCGGTGTGAAGGGCCGGAAGATCAACGCGATGAGCGAGGACTACGCGTACAAAGTCCCCGCGGCCGAGGAGAAGTACAAGAAGTACGTGCAGGCCGGGGTCATCGCCATCGAAGGGTGGGGGACCGGCGACTCCGAGGCGCTGCGCGGCAAGGTCAAAGGCGATCAGCTGCCCTTCATGTCCGCCTCCTACGCCGAGGTGCTCACCGATCCCGCGCAGTCCCCCTACAACTTCGTGGTCGCGCCCACCTACTCCGATCAGATCCGCGTGGCCCTCGACCGCATCGCCGCCGAATCGCCCAACGCCAAGGTGGCCGTCTTCCACCATGACTCACCCTTCGGCAACGCCCCCATCGAGGACGGCGAAAAGTGGGTCAAAGAGAGAGGCTACAAGCTCGGCTACAAGACATATGCCATGAAGACCGGCTCCACGGACTTCGTGGGCTTGCTCCAACAAGCCAAGGATCAAGGGGCCACCTTCATCGTTACCCAGAACGTCTCCAGCCCCGCCGCGACGGTGGCGCGCGATCTGGCGGCGCAAAAGCTGAATATGAAAATGGTGTGCTTGAATTGGTGCTCGGACGAGCTGTTCATCAAGCTCGCGGGCCAGGCAGCCGAGGGGCATTGGATGGTTCAGCCCTTCACCCCCCCGAGCGTGCCGAAGCCGGGTCACGACACAGTACGTGCATACTGCAAGGCCAAGAACATCGATCTGGAGGCCAAGGGCCTACACTTCGTTCAAGGTTGGTACACCATGCACATCATGGCCAAGGGTCTCGAAAAGACCCTCGGCGACGGCAAAGAGCTCACGGGCACCAACCTTCGCGCGGCATTGGAGACGATGGAGGCCGTCGACACCGGCGGGGTGATCGGCCCCGTGAAGTTCTCGGCCGAGAGCCATCGCGGCGCCACCGCATCCGGCGTTTACAAAGTGGAGGGCGGAAAGATGGTGGAGGTCGCGGCGGCGGTGACCCCCAAGAAATAG
- a CDS encoding serine/threonine protein kinase produces MATVFVGRHRDEDGVSRLVALKRAHRYVRSTPDVIDALRREARLGSYIHHPNVVGVQDVEDEDGEVVLVLDYVEGTTLSAIMRRLDTDKRPREMMRILLDTACGLDAVHRATDDEGRQLLLVHRDVSPSNVLIGRDGIARLSDFGIAKTLDQTMERTVTGVLKGKVAYMAPEYVERHRADARSDLFSLGVVAWEVLTGRRLFKGATDFETLRHLGWKYVPPVSDFAPALASLDEIVLRALARDPEHRYTSVGAFANALERHASAANLVGTHEEVAALVESLFGAELTERRRLLTEEVSESSVDLAPERDTKTPIVISLSHGMHPPVVFPGTTGFIHPTSGSLVFGPSLGHTTESSFVHPPSRGQLGVLSALLAAVFVLSAGAVLALGGRSHPPAAPGLPAASEWPAPTAATAATVAVAVTTSIATGSTPSAPVTSSTPFADVSSPEGLVELPIVPSANSKAQAPKVTSSAAPPSKPPALRVRDDAPPASSIIPGKAPTNPYGHGERRTGRH; encoded by the coding sequence ATGGCCACGGTGTTCGTTGGCCGCCACCGCGACGAAGATGGGGTGTCGCGGCTGGTCGCCTTGAAGCGCGCGCACCGTTACGTGCGCTCGACCCCCGACGTGATCGACGCGCTCCGGCGCGAGGCCCGCCTCGGCTCGTACATCCACCATCCGAATGTGGTGGGGGTGCAGGACGTCGAGGACGAAGACGGCGAGGTGGTGCTGGTGCTCGATTACGTCGAGGGCACGACCCTCTCGGCCATCATGCGCCGGCTCGACACCGACAAGAGACCGCGCGAAATGATGCGGATTTTGCTCGATACGGCCTGCGGGCTCGACGCCGTGCACCGCGCCACCGACGACGAGGGCCGGCAGCTCCTGCTGGTGCATCGCGATGTCTCCCCGAGCAACGTGCTCATCGGCCGCGATGGCATTGCGCGCCTCTCCGACTTCGGCATCGCCAAGACGCTCGACCAAACCATGGAGCGCACGGTGACCGGGGTGCTCAAAGGCAAAGTGGCGTACATGGCGCCGGAGTACGTCGAGCGGCACCGCGCCGACGCGCGCAGCGATCTGTTTTCACTCGGCGTCGTCGCATGGGAAGTGCTCACGGGTCGCCGCTTGTTCAAAGGCGCCACCGATTTCGAGACGCTCCGGCACCTCGGGTGGAAATACGTGCCGCCCGTCTCCGATTTCGCGCCCGCCCTCGCCTCGCTCGACGAGATCGTTTTGCGGGCGCTGGCGCGCGATCCGGAGCACCGTTATACGAGCGTCGGCGCCTTTGCAAATGCGCTGGAGCGCCACGCCTCGGCGGCCAACTTGGTTGGAACCCACGAGGAGGTCGCCGCGCTGGTGGAGTCGCTCTTCGGGGCCGAGCTCACCGAGCGCCGGCGTCTCCTCACCGAAGAGGTGAGCGAATCGTCGGTCGATCTCGCGCCCGAGCGGGACACCAAAACGCCAATCGTCATTTCGCTCTCGCACGGGATGCACCCGCCCGTGGTATTTCCCGGCACGACCGGATTTATCCACCCTACGTCCGGTAGTCTGGTATTTGGGCCTTCGCTCGGCCATACGACCGAAAGCTCGTTCGTCCACCCGCCCTCGAGGGGGCAATTGGGCGTCCTGTCGGCGCTCCTGGCGGCCGTGTTCGTGCTGAGCGCGGGCGCCGTGCTCGCCTTGGGCGGGCGCTCGCATCCTCCGGCGGCGCCGGGATTGCCCGCGGCGTCCGAGTGGCCCGCACCCACGGCGGCGACGGCGGCGACGGTTGCGGTGGCGGTCACGACGTCGATTGCGACGGGTAGCACACCGAGCGCACCGGTGACGTCGAGTACTCCTTTCGCCGATGTATCGTCGCCGGAGGGCCTCGTCGAGCTGCCCATCGTTCCGTCTGCCAATAGCAAGGCCCAGGCCCCCAAGGTCACGTCCAGCGCAGCGCCACCCTCCAAGCCGCCGGCCCTGCGCGTGCGGGATGACGCGCCGCCCGCGTCCAGCATCATCCCCGGAAAAGCACCCACGAACCCTTATGGGCATGGAGAGAGGCGCACGGGCCGACATTGA
- a CDS encoding ABC transporter ATP-binding protein, translating into MTFPPESQTKALTRANPHGCLLAVENLEVVYDDVFLVLRGLSLSVTEGEVVALLGANGAGKSTVLKAITGLLPTEHGAITDGTVSFGAGDVTRLDAAARVRRGISLVMEGRRVFEHLTVHDNLVAGAYSRSGSTAGRAGRVGAADFDRVYAFLPRLAQLRTRTAGYLSGGEQQMLAIGRALMARPRLLLLDEPSLGLAPLLVDEVFAIIRRLNLELGLTALLVEQNARRALGLAHRGYVMEAGRIVLEGTAAELAVNPDVKEFYLGLGEHGHRRSYRDVKHYKRRKRWL; encoded by the coding sequence ATGACGTTCCCGCCCGAGTCGCAAACGAAAGCGCTCACCCGTGCGAACCCGCACGGGTGCCTCCTCGCGGTCGAGAACCTGGAGGTCGTCTACGACGACGTGTTTCTGGTCCTGCGCGGGCTCTCGCTCTCGGTGACCGAGGGCGAGGTCGTCGCGCTGCTCGGGGCCAACGGCGCCGGCAAGTCCACGGTGCTCAAGGCCATCACCGGGCTTTTGCCCACCGAGCACGGCGCCATCACCGACGGCACCGTGAGCTTCGGGGCGGGGGACGTCACCCGGCTCGACGCGGCTGCACGCGTGCGACGAGGCATCTCGCTGGTGATGGAGGGGCGGCGCGTCTTCGAGCACCTGACCGTGCACGACAACCTCGTCGCCGGCGCGTACTCGCGGAGCGGCTCCACCGCTGGCCGCGCCGGTCGCGTTGGGGCGGCCGATTTCGACCGCGTCTATGCCTTCCTGCCTCGCCTCGCGCAGCTGCGCACCCGGACTGCCGGTTATCTATCGGGCGGTGAACAGCAAATGCTGGCGATCGGGCGCGCGCTCATGGCGCGCCCGCGCCTGCTTCTCCTCGACGAGCCCTCGCTCGGATTGGCCCCGCTCTTGGTCGACGAGGTGTTCGCGATCATCCGGCGGCTCAACCTCGAGCTGGGGCTCACCGCCCTTTTGGTCGAGCAGAACGCCCGGCGCGCGCTCGGCCTGGCCCACCGCGGTTATGTGATGGAGGCCGGCCGCATCGTGCTGGAGGGAACGGCCGCCGAGCTGGCGGTCAACCCCGACGTGAAAGAGTTCTACTTGGGCCTCGGCGAGCACGGCCACCGCCGGAGCTACCGCGACGTCAAACACTACAAGCGGCGCAAACGCTGGTTGTAG
- a CDS encoding formylglycine-generating enzyme family protein, producing the protein MSTSVFISAIYVTSCYDFGALQAPDEVADRVLDGRAADGAQSDGRQLDGGRGDSQPDKNPRDASEPPLACNVAQTGRGPLMVGSRAPRDAGLFCIDATEVTRNQYAQFLAETPSTYSQIAACQWNKTFVPSKHWPDGAPRTSDHPITYIDWCDAYAFCQWAGKALCGDLDGGPHAFFRYAEPADASTDRWRVACTHAEDGMHEYPYGNTYDSLACNGKDQARGIALPAGSSPKCVGGFSGIFDMSGNVNEWENSCQPTKTDDGPAKDLCILRGGSFTNSSDGVRCASAFVTTRDYAGDDVGFRCCSR; encoded by the coding sequence GTGAGTACGAGTGTGTTCATATCGGCCATTTATGTAACGAGCTGCTACGATTTCGGCGCCCTTCAAGCGCCGGACGAGGTCGCGGATAGGGTCCTCGACGGCCGAGCGGCCGATGGCGCGCAATCGGACGGTCGGCAGCTCGACGGCGGACGCGGCGACAGCCAACCCGATAAGAACCCGCGCGACGCCAGCGAGCCGCCCCTCGCGTGCAATGTCGCCCAAACCGGGCGTGGTCCGCTGATGGTGGGCTCCCGGGCGCCGCGCGACGCGGGCCTCTTTTGCATCGATGCGACCGAAGTCACCCGCAACCAATACGCGCAGTTCCTCGCGGAGACGCCGAGCACGTACTCCCAAATCGCCGCCTGTCAATGGAACAAGACCTTCGTTCCATCGAAGCACTGGCCCGACGGCGCACCGCGCACGTCGGACCATCCCATAACGTACATCGATTGGTGCGACGCGTACGCCTTTTGCCAATGGGCCGGCAAAGCCCTTTGCGGCGATCTCGATGGCGGCCCCCACGCGTTCTTCCGCTATGCCGAGCCGGCCGACGCCAGCACCGATCGCTGGCGCGTCGCATGTACCCACGCCGAGGACGGCATGCACGAGTACCCTTACGGCAACACGTACGATTCGCTCGCGTGCAACGGCAAGGACCAAGCCCGAGGCATCGCGCTCCCCGCCGGCTCGAGCCCCAAATGCGTGGGAGGCTTCTCCGGCATCTTCGATATGAGCGGCAACGTGAACGAATGGGAGAACTCTTGCCAGCCCACGAAGACCGATGACGGGCCGGCCAAAGATCTCTGCATCCTCCGCGGCGGGAGCTTCACCAACTCCTCCGACGGCGTCCGCTGCGCCAGCGCCTTCGTCACCACCCGCGACTATGCGGGCGATGACGTCGGCTTTCGGTGCTGCAGCCGCTGA
- a CDS encoding AMP-binding protein, with translation MSETFPRLLFALAASKPREVALLEKHYGIWQELTWGEYAARVRDFAHGLSTLGVERDDVVGILGDNRPEWLVSELAAQSLGAAVVGVYPTSIGEELVHILARARVRVVVAEDQEQVDKLLRLEDRLPALERIVYSDPRGLQDYQDPRLRAFTEVEMHGRAQAKARPGWLDERIAGGRPSDPAVVCATSGTTDSPKLAILSHANLLTMAAHLHHIDPFRPGARYVSFLPLAWVGEQMLAVACGLAHGITVFFPEDSDTQRSDLREVGPDVMFSPPPIWEQMLSSVQSRIGNAGWFKRRILGWAYGVGETMAACRARGQKPAAGLWAAHAMADLIALRHVRDQLGLLRIRRCYTGGAPLSPDVFHFFHAIGVKLKQVYGQTEICGLAVCHRDDDVRDHTVGAPIPETEVRLAEDGEILLRSASVFGGYLHDPEATAKVVDPDGWLHTGDSGYFEGHHLVVIDRSSDVLRIPDGSPFSSSFIENKIKVSPYVEEAVAFHGAGGITAIVCLEPGTTGAWAEQARIGYTTYSDLATKSEIGELLAEEIARANLDLPPAVAVRRFVLLHKPLDPDDDEITRTRKVRRSVIASRYRDILAALDRGDESVAIKTTVRYQDGSEVERSIVLPIHTPLAPEQLTGRRRRPVWSAA, from the coding sequence GTGAGCGAAACATTTCCCCGCCTCTTGTTCGCGCTCGCCGCGTCCAAACCGCGCGAGGTCGCGCTGCTCGAGAAGCACTACGGCATCTGGCAGGAGCTCACCTGGGGCGAATACGCGGCGCGCGTTCGCGACTTCGCCCATGGCCTCTCCACCTTGGGCGTCGAGCGCGACGACGTGGTCGGCATCCTCGGCGACAACCGGCCCGAGTGGCTCGTCTCCGAGCTCGCCGCCCAGAGCCTCGGCGCGGCGGTGGTCGGCGTTTACCCCACCAGCATCGGCGAGGAGCTCGTGCACATCCTCGCGCGCGCCCGCGTCCGCGTGGTGGTGGCCGAGGATCAGGAGCAGGTGGACAAGCTCCTTCGCCTCGAAGACCGTCTGCCCGCCCTCGAGCGCATCGTCTACTCCGATCCGCGCGGCCTTCAGGACTACCAAGACCCGCGGCTCCGTGCGTTCACCGAGGTCGAGATGCACGGTCGCGCGCAGGCCAAGGCCCGCCCCGGATGGCTCGACGAACGGATCGCCGGCGGCCGCCCCAGCGATCCGGCCGTCGTATGCGCCACCTCCGGCACCACCGACTCGCCCAAGCTGGCCATCTTGTCGCACGCCAACTTGCTGACCATGGCCGCGCACCTGCACCACATCGATCCCTTTCGCCCCGGCGCGCGCTATGTCTCGTTCCTCCCGCTGGCGTGGGTCGGCGAGCAAATGTTGGCGGTCGCGTGCGGCCTCGCCCACGGCATCACCGTGTTCTTCCCGGAGGACTCGGACACCCAGCGCTCCGACTTGCGCGAGGTCGGCCCCGATGTGATGTTCAGCCCCCCGCCCATCTGGGAGCAAATGCTCTCCAGCGTGCAATCGCGGATCGGCAACGCCGGTTGGTTCAAACGGCGGATCCTCGGCTGGGCGTACGGCGTCGGGGAGACCATGGCCGCGTGCCGCGCGCGCGGCCAGAAGCCCGCCGCGGGCCTATGGGCGGCGCACGCGATGGCCGATCTCATCGCCCTGCGGCACGTCCGCGATCAACTCGGGCTTTTGCGCATCCGCCGCTGCTACACGGGCGGCGCCCCGCTTTCGCCCGACGTGTTTCACTTCTTTCATGCCATCGGCGTCAAGCTCAAACAAGTCTACGGGCAGACCGAAATCTGCGGCCTCGCCGTGTGCCACCGCGACGACGACGTGCGCGATCACACGGTGGGCGCGCCCATCCCGGAGACCGAGGTGCGGCTGGCCGAGGACGGCGAGATCCTCCTTCGCTCGGCCAGCGTCTTTGGAGGCTACTTGCACGATCCGGAGGCGACGGCCAAGGTGGTCGACCCCGACGGCTGGCTCCACACGGGCGACTCCGGATACTTCGAAGGCCATCACTTGGTCGTTATCGACCGGAGCTCGGACGTCTTGCGCATCCCCGATGGGAGCCCCTTCTCCAGCTCCTTCATCGAAAATAAGATCAAGGTCTCTCCTTATGTAGAGGAGGCCGTGGCCTTTCATGGCGCGGGCGGCATCACCGCCATCGTCTGCCTCGAGCCAGGGACCACCGGTGCGTGGGCCGAGCAGGCCCGCATCGGTTACACCACCTACTCCGATCTGGCGACCAAATCGGAGATCGGAGAGCTCCTCGCCGAGGAGATCGCCCGCGCCAACCTCGACCTCCCGCCGGCGGTCGCCGTGCGCCGGTTCGTGCTCTTGCACAAGCCGCTCGACCCCGACGACGACGAGATCACGCGCACCCGCAAGGTGCGCCGCAGCGTCATCGCGTCTCGTTATCGCGATATCCTGGCGGCCCTCGACCGCGGCGATGAGTCCGTCGCCATCAAGACCACTGTGCGCTACCAAGATGGATCGGAGGTGGAGCGCAGCATCGTTCTGCCGATTCACACCCCGCTCGCGCCCGAGCAGCTGACCGGGCGGCGCCGCCGGCCGGTGTGGAGCGCCGCATGA
- a CDS encoding long-chain fatty acid--CoA ligase encodes MRGTPKTLCEAFQATAARHPGTVALRTSTDATRITWAEYAQRVKSIAAGLASLGVRRTDTVALVLTNRPEFHLVDTAAMHLGAVPFSIYNTFATEQIASVLENAGSRVLVTERQFLERVQKAAANTATAHIVCIDDDPLPEVLGFHALERAGNADFDFDAAWHAVQPDDVLTIIYTSGTTGAPKGVELTHANVLAELAGFRAVLPSHEGESDMSYLPSAHIADRVWCHYEAMASGVCVTKVSDPRTIVAAVREARPTRFGAVPRVWEKIKAGLEARITTSEPPVKQAMLGALEVGLRKVRAEQAALRGLGAPPDENLLAEHARADATVFAPLRASLGLDRTRWRLAGAAPIALEVLEFFAAIGLPICEVWGMSELSCVATFNPLDRIRIGTVGLPLPGVAIRLESDGEVLVRGPIVMKGYRGRPKETAETIDGEAWLRTGDIGALDEEGYLSIIDRKKELIISSGGKNMSPANIECAIKSASPLIGQAICIGDRRPYNVALIVLEPEAAAAWAKTHDLQETDLSSLARNPRLRDALDTAVEHANQRLARVEQIKRYALLTIPWEPGGDELTPTMKLKRKPIAEKYAKEIEALYAAPGRAGDSSAEDD; translated from the coding sequence ATGAGGGGGACGCCAAAAACACTCTGCGAAGCTTTTCAAGCCACCGCCGCACGCCATCCCGGCACAGTCGCGCTCCGCACCTCGACGGACGCCACGCGGATCACATGGGCCGAATACGCGCAGCGCGTAAAATCGATCGCCGCCGGCCTGGCATCCCTTGGCGTGCGCCGCACGGACACGGTGGCGCTGGTGCTCACGAACCGCCCCGAGTTCCACCTGGTGGATACGGCGGCCATGCACCTCGGCGCCGTCCCGTTCTCCATCTACAACACATTCGCGACCGAGCAGATCGCGAGCGTGCTGGAAAACGCCGGAAGCCGCGTGCTCGTCACCGAGCGCCAGTTCCTGGAGCGCGTGCAGAAGGCGGCGGCCAACACCGCGACCGCGCACATCGTCTGCATCGACGATGACCCCCTCCCCGAGGTGCTCGGCTTCCACGCCCTGGAACGCGCCGGCAACGCCGACTTCGACTTCGACGCGGCGTGGCACGCCGTTCAGCCCGACGACGTGCTCACCATCATTTACACCTCCGGAACCACCGGAGCGCCCAAAGGCGTCGAGCTCACGCACGCGAACGTGCTCGCCGAGCTCGCGGGGTTCAGGGCCGTGCTGCCGTCGCACGAGGGCGAAAGCGATATGTCGTATTTGCCGTCGGCGCACATCGCGGATCGGGTTTGGTGCCACTACGAGGCCATGGCCTCTGGGGTTTGCGTGACCAAGGTGAGCGATCCTCGCACGATCGTCGCCGCGGTGCGGGAGGCGCGCCCCACGCGCTTTGGTGCGGTGCCCCGCGTGTGGGAGAAGATCAAAGCGGGGCTCGAAGCGCGCATCACCACGTCCGAGCCGCCGGTGAAGCAGGCGATGCTCGGAGCGCTCGAAGTGGGATTACGCAAAGTGCGCGCCGAGCAGGCGGCGCTGCGCGGGTTGGGCGCTCCGCCGGACGAGAATCTCCTCGCCGAGCATGCGCGGGCCGACGCGACCGTGTTCGCTCCGTTGCGCGCGTCGTTGGGTCTCGACCGCACGCGGTGGCGCCTCGCGGGCGCCGCGCCCATTGCGCTGGAGGTGCTCGAGTTTTTCGCGGCCATCGGGCTCCCGATTTGCGAGGTTTGGGGCATGTCGGAGCTCTCCTGCGTGGCCACGTTCAATCCCTTGGACCGCATCCGCATCGGCACGGTGGGGCTCCCCCTCCCCGGCGTCGCGATCCGGCTCGAGAGCGATGGAGAGGTGCTGGTGCGCGGCCCCATCGTCATGAAAGGCTACCGCGGGCGGCCAAAGGAGACGGCCGAGACGATCGATGGCGAAGCCTGGCTCCGCACCGGCGACATCGGCGCGCTCGACGAGGAGGGCTATCTCAGCATCATCGACCGAAAGAAAGAGCTGATCATCAGCTCCGGCGGCAAGAACATGTCGCCGGCCAACATCGAGTGCGCCATCAAGAGCGCGAGCCCGCTCATCGGCCAGGCCATCTGCATCGGCGATCGGCGCCCTTACAACGTGGCGCTCATCGTGCTCGAGCCCGAAGCGGCGGCCGCGTGGGCCAAAACGCACGATCTCCAGGAGACGGATCTCTCCTCCCTCGCGCGCAACCCTCGCCTCCGAGACGCGCTCGACACCGCCGTGGAACATGCCAATCAACGCCTGGCGCGGGTCGAGCAGATCAAGCGCTACGCGCTCTTGACGATCCCCTGGGAGCCCGGCGGAGACGAGCTCACGCCGACCATGAAGCTCAAACGAAAGCCCATCGCGGAGAAGTACGCCAAGGAGATCGAAGCGCTCTACGCCGCCCCTGGTCGCGCGGGCGATTCGAGCGCCGAAGACGATTGA
- a CDS encoding branched-chain amino acid ABC transporter permease — MTQFIQLTVYGLANGAILALAALGFVLVYKATRVINFAQGEFLLAGAYAFYSGWVLLGLPLIAALLFGVAVAVGLGVAIERFSLRPLIGEDPIAVIMVTVGLSAVLKATVQLFYGTTPLTMPKVLPAGSISLAGAHVPLDRVVAVAVAALVLSAFSAFFRWSRHGVAMRAVADDQQAALMQGISVTRIFALAWALGAVSALIGGILLADISELSQNLAGFGLIVFPVVILGGLESIPGTIVGGIVIGLVSQYAEGFSPGASQVAPYLLLVLILLLKPHGLFGQPRIARV, encoded by the coding sequence ATGACGCAGTTCATTCAGCTCACGGTGTACGGCTTGGCCAACGGCGCCATCCTCGCCCTGGCGGCGCTCGGCTTCGTGCTCGTCTACAAAGCCACCCGGGTCATCAACTTTGCGCAGGGCGAGTTCTTGCTCGCGGGCGCTTATGCCTTTTACTCCGGCTGGGTGCTGCTCGGGCTGCCCTTGATCGCCGCGCTCCTGTTTGGCGTGGCCGTGGCCGTGGGGCTGGGGGTCGCCATCGAGCGCTTCTCGCTGCGCCCGCTCATCGGGGAGGATCCCATCGCCGTCATCATGGTGACCGTGGGCCTCTCGGCCGTGCTCAAGGCCACCGTGCAGCTCTTTTACGGGACCACCCCGCTCACGATGCCCAAGGTGCTGCCCGCCGGATCCATCTCCCTCGCCGGCGCCCACGTGCCCTTGGATCGCGTGGTGGCGGTGGCGGTGGCGGCGCTGGTGCTGAGCGCCTTCAGCGCTTTCTTCCGCTGGTCGCGGCACGGTGTGGCCATGCGCGCGGTCGCCGATGATCAGCAGGCGGCGCTGATGCAGGGCATTTCGGTCACCCGCATCTTCGCGCTCGCGTGGGCGCTGGGGGCGGTGAGCGCGCTCATCGGAGGCATCCTGCTCGCCGACATCTCCGAGTTGAGCCAGAACCTGGCCGGCTTCGGGTTGATCGTCTTTCCGGTGGTGATCTTGGGCGGCCTCGAGTCCATCCCCGGCACCATCGTCGGCGGCATCGTCATCGGGCTGGTGAGCCAATATGCCGAAGGCTTCTCGCCCGGCGCCTCCCAAGTCGCTCCTTATTTGCTGCTGGTGCTCATCCTCCTCTTGAAGCCCCACGGCCTCTTCGGCCAGCCGCGGATCGCGCGCGTCTAA
- a CDS encoding branched-chain amino acid ABC transporter permease yields the protein MPSTATGIYHTSYGSELRLRHTHAEKIRLGILVVALAVLPFTLDNYWLSIVNSIGIAAIGAVGLNILVGFTGQISMGQGGFLAVGAFTSALLSSRAGLPVPLSIAAAVMLTASVGVVVGLPALRLRGLYLAIATLASQQIIEFVIRRWRWLTGGQGFLDVPRLRLVGLEIPRAHFELTWYAIILALATLAVLGARNVFRTALGRSFMAVRDHEIAAATMGVHVTRAKLTAFALSSGYVGLAGALTAHYTETVTWERFTIDISVQYLAMIIVGGLGSVAGSVYGAAFLMLLPPVLAELATAVRDKAPFLSEQLPAVQQAAFGLVIILFLLFEPRGLDRSWRRAREYFACWPFRY from the coding sequence ATGCCCTCCACCGCCACCGGCATCTACCACACGTCGTATGGGTCGGAGCTGCGCCTGCGCCACACCCACGCCGAGAAGATCCGCTTGGGGATCCTCGTCGTCGCGCTCGCGGTGCTGCCCTTCACCCTCGACAACTATTGGCTCAGCATCGTCAACAGCATCGGCATCGCGGCCATCGGCGCCGTGGGCCTCAATATCCTGGTCGGCTTCACCGGCCAGATCTCCATGGGCCAAGGGGGCTTTTTGGCGGTGGGCGCGTTCACCTCGGCGCTGCTCTCCAGCCGGGCGGGCCTGCCGGTGCCCCTCTCGATCGCGGCGGCCGTGATGCTCACGGCATCGGTGGGGGTCGTGGTCGGCCTGCCCGCGCTGCGCCTCCGCGGTCTCTATTTGGCCATCGCCACCTTGGCGAGCCAGCAGATCATCGAGTTCGTGATTCGGCGGTGGCGCTGGCTCACGGGAGGGCAGGGCTTCCTCGACGTCCCGCGCCTGAGGCTCGTTGGCCTCGAGATCCCCAGGGCCCACTTCGAGCTCACCTGGTACGCGATCATCCTCGCGCTCGCGACCTTGGCCGTCCTCGGCGCGCGCAACGTCTTCCGCACCGCGCTCGGCCGCTCGTTCATGGCGGTGCGCGATCATGAAATCGCGGCCGCCACCATGGGCGTCCATGTCACGCGCGCCAAGCTCACCGCGTTTGCGCTCTCCAGCGGATACGTGGGATTGGCCGGCGCCCTGACCGCGCACTACACGGAGACGGTCACCTGGGAGCGGTTCACCATCGATATCTCGGTTCAGTATCTGGCCATGATCATCGTCGGGGGCTTGGGGAGCGTGGCCGGCTCCGTTTACGGCGCCGCGTTCCTGATGCTCTTGCCGCCGGTCCTGGCCGAGCTGGCGACCGCCGTCCGCGACAAGGCGCCGTTTCTGTCCGAGCAGCTGCCGGCGGTGCAGCAGGCGGCCTTCGGGCTCGTCATCATCTTGTTCCTCTTGTTCGAGCCGCGCGGCCTGGATCGCTCGTGGCGTCGCGCCAGAGAGTACTTCGCGTGTTGGCCATTCCGTTACTAA